A region of the Saccharomyces eubayanus strain FM1318 chromosome V, whole genome shotgun sequence genome:
TAGATGAGTGAGCTGTGTGGCTGGTAGGTTGTAAGATTCGCTAGTAAAACTGATGGGCAAAAAAGTTTGAATTGAGTGGGGAAAGGAAGATCCTGTGttgtgttttgttttgttttgttttgtgtttgattttctctgttaagcaaaaaaagaactacaaaaaaagaagaatattaaGTGAAACAAGCGTGAGCGGGACAATGTTTAAAAAGTGTAAAAAGAGGTGGAAAcaggaaaggaaaagatgAAGTATTTATCTACTTTATTTAAGCCcggaaatttttcactttttttttttttctttcttgcttccAGCGAATGTGCTCATGCCTTTTATTCAGCGAAGATCTTCAAAAGCGCTCCGATATCATTGGCTGGAGATTGGAGTTCAGAGAGGCGATGCGCGTGTAtgtcaaagaaaacatgTCCTAACAAAAGCAACTTTACAAGATGCCGGTGGTGTCCGGATCTATAAATGTATGGGTGTGCGGGGCGGACACGGACATGGGCACGAGCACGGGTATAATTGGTTAACGGCGAGTAACGGAAGGACGGAGATAagtgtttttcttttagcGACGGGCTCCGCGGCGGCGCGCGGCGCCGCGGAGTTCATCCTTCCTGTCAGCGATTATTCAATGTGGTGTAGCGCCACCGCACCGGTGGTTACCGAAGACGACCGTTGCTCCgagaataataaaaaaaccagGCCTCGAGCCAGCCAGATGCAACCGACTCGCGCGGGACGAATAACAAAGAATTGCGAACCTCTCCGTAGGCAATGACTAGTCATAACAACCGAGGtggttttcatttttgcgttttttttcctgcaAATCTCCCCTTTTATTACAGGGGTGTGGGTGGTGGCgtagtttcttgttttttttttgcccATTTACGTAATCCCGCAGGTCGGTGTTCCTCCCGCTGTCCTacgtttcttgtttttttgcgTTTAAAGTTCGTTAACGAGGCAAAAAATGGCGCGTCATTCTCCTTTCTTGCCGGCAACTGTAACTGTAAACTGTAAAATTGTAACTGTAACTGTAATTCTAACGCTAAATTCTCGCTTAAGCTCGCAGCGATTTGTCAGGTTGTTATTATCTTTTCTCTTAGTTGGCTTTTGTGCTGCTTGTTTCAGCTTATttgattcttcttcatcttaCCCCTTTCTTTGGCGTCTTCCTCGCACAACTCAAAAACCTCGTTACTGCATCTAATTTAAATTTAAGCTCGACGGAAGCTACTAAGAGAGTTATCTggtttgttttgtttttttgttgttttttgttttttgttttttcgtTTCCTTTCCATTTTTGACTTCAAAACCCTTTTGTTTAAGCAGTCTGTTGTTTAAGCAGTCTGCCATCACTGACCTCCTATtggtttgtttgtttgttttaaGATTTATCAGGATTCTTTCGTATTTATTGTCGCTGTCAATTATTGAATCCTAATATAGTCTGTTTGCTCCCCTTTTTACTTTGATTTCGTTGTACGACCTTTTCCATACTGtgtttcaagaaaaaccaagTATCCGTACTACCTCACCACTTCCATTCCCCTTCCTTTCCACATATCCATACAACACCACTGAACAGAAGAACAACGAAACTTTCTAAATGGATATCGAGCCTACTTTCAAAGGATacattgaagatgaagatgatgctTTGCTTATTCTCCAAGCTACCCTGGACGGTAAGCTGAAACATATTCCTAGAAGGCCatatgaaattgaaagacCCTACTTGATCGTATCCGGTAGTATATTCGTGTTTATCGAAGAGATTTCCGGAATCAAAAGATGGACTGACGGAGTTTCTTGGTCTCCATCGAGAATATCAGGCAAGTTTCTAATTTATAAAGAATTGGATAAGGAGAACGCCAACACTGGTGCTAATGCCAATGTTAATTCGACCAGCAATTCTGACTCTGCCATTATCTCAGATGGGCCTTCCGACGCAAAGGATCCTTCCTCTTCCAAGATCAAATTACCTCCTTTAAAGAATCATCAATTCGACTTACCGCCCACTATGGCTCATTCGAATTTTGAATCGGATCAAGAATCATCCATTTCTCCATCGAACCGTTCGAATTTACCACTAAAATATACCGGTCTAGTGAAAAAGACAATCTCAgtgaaattgaagagacCTCCATTCAATTCTATAGAAAATTTACACATTGTCTCATACTATTCCGTCAAGGATATCAAACAAAGCCGTTTGGTGACGCCAAAAGCCTCTCCCTTCTTAAAAGATACTAGACCTTCACAAGAGCTAATTATCGCAATGGAAAACACAACATTGGGCaatgtgaaaaataataccaaCACCACTAATGCGAACAACTCTAATAGtataaacaacaaaagtAACTCCTCGACTCCTTTAAATACTGTCATCTCCACAAATAACAATAGTGCTAATATAAATGCTGCTGGCGGTAATCAATTTACTAGTGCGaacaaaaattattattacaaaaatgatgaaagcTCTGGGTACCCAATCGCCCAATTCGCTCCTGCGTTGCCTTCAACAACTTTGATGTATACAATGAATCCACCTTACATCACTCAATCTCCTGATAACGCAAATCCCACTGGCATGAACACTCAtagcaataacaataataataacaataataataataataatatcaataataataacaataataataataataatatcaataataataataataataatactatTAACGCTAATACaaataatagtaacacCGGTAATATTAATGCAGGAAACAATAGCAATTCGAATCGATTTACCAATGGATCTTTTGCTTATAATACTGCGGGTGATTTCATTAATtcacaacaacaaggaCAAATCTCTTACCCCTTCTATTATACAACAATTCCAATTAATAATCCAAACTACTATACTACTCAACCTCCAAATCCTGCTGCAAACAATACCACAATGAATGATAATCATAATTATTCTGCCTCTACAACCCAACACCCCTATTATGGTCATCCTATAGAGAGTCAACTAGCTCTAACAGCCGCTGGGAGTGTCAGCGCTCCTGGTGCTCCTGTCGCAACCGAAAATGGGCTGCCCATATCTAACATGCAACCAGTACTCCATCAAGCCAATAACAGTAACCCAAATGCTGCTTCTTCCTCTGCCACTGCTGCTGGCCCTTCGGCGACTCCTTATCCTGTTTATTCTATGAACGTTCCCTATTATAGTTCTCCCGCTTCCGCATTCAAGAGAGCTCAGGACAATACTACTTCAAATCCAAACGCGGAACCTTCTTTAACTGCAGGCACGAATGCACCAAATCCCGGATACGCTAACTCTCAACAATACACTACATCACAAGTATATTACCAAGGGTTTCCTCAATATGCCATGACCAGTGCTCAGAATTCATCGATGTATCAgcatcaacatcaacaccaacaccaacaCCCTTTACCGACAGTATACCCAATAACAGCGTCGcaacaaaatataataaacGCAAGCCACGCTTCGAACACTATTGGCTCTGATCCTCAGCACCATCACTATCAGCAGGAAGCTAACGATCATAAGAATTTTACCATGGGCCATTCGAATAGTAATATTTTAAACATTACCAATAACGATACGATGAACAATATTAATACGAATACCACTACTACTACACAATAAGTAAATATAGCTATAAAAAGTACAtcgatttttctttattttattttttgtctCCAGTACTGATTGATATCTATATTCATAAGATTTacactttttttccatttattgtttttatttacttGCTTCTTTACGTAATCATGCTTCTATTCTTTATgtcgttttcttcatgAAAAAcattacttttttttgccttaaacaaaacaactttTTTGACTCATTGATTTTCTCAACATTTTCTACGAAGGCCACCTTCATTCTCTATTGAAATTTACTGTTGAATTGATTTTTACTCTGTTCGATATTCCCGctgggaaaaaaagtatagGAAAAGATAAGCACATCCgtatataaaataataaacatgtaaaaaaatctaCAACATACAAAAAATCAGCTTTGGCAACTCTTGTCTCTCACCCCCCTCCCCCCACTCCTCCTCTCTCACTTGATTGATGAAGAGCGGAGCCTTCACGACACCTATATAAtgaatgatgaagacaagACGATATTAGAAAATCAAAGTAGTTCGTCACTAGCGAACGACAATTGTACAACCACgatcaaaacaaaaagtcCGAAAAAGAATAGTGATCCGAGAGTTACTGCTATTKCGGGCGCTCTATCTGGTGTTTTATCCGGAATATTAGTTTGTCCTTTCGATGTTGCAAAAACAAGATTACAAGCACAAGGTCTTCAAAACATTAGTCATCAGAGTAAACATTATAATGGGTTTTTTGGTACGTTTGCCACCatttttaaagatgaaGGCGCCGCTGGACTTTATAAAGGTTTGCAGCCTACGATCTTAGGATACATACCAACTTTGATGATTTACTTTTCCGTCTATGATTTTAGTAGAAAGTATTCTGTCGACATTTTCCCGCACAGTCCATTTCTCTCAAATGCTTCCTCTGCTATTACAGCAGGTGCCATCTCAACTGTTGCCACAAATCCAATATGGGTAGTTAAAACAAGACTTATGCTACAGACAGGCATTGGAGAATACTCAACCCACTATAAGGGTACTATAgacactttcaaaaaaattattcaacAAGAGGGAGTTAAGGCTCTTTATGCTGGTTTAGTACCTGCCCTTTTAGGGATGCTAAATGTGGCCATACAATTTCCTTTATATGAAAACTTAAAAATTAGGCTTAAATATTCAGAATCGACTGACTTACCAACAGATTTAACAAGCTcgaattttcaaaaattgatatTAGCGTCTATGTTATCGAAAATGGTAGCCTCTACTGTGACTTATCCTCACGAAATTCTTCGAACTCGAATGCAATTGAAGTCAGATCTTCCAGATGCTGTTCAACGTCATCTGCTCCCGTTGATTAGAATTACGTATAAACAAGAGGGTTTTGCTGGGTTTTATTCCGGGTTTGCTACTAATTTAGTTAGAACAGTCCCTTCTGCTGTGGTAACATTGGTATCATTTGAATACTCTAAGAAATATTTAAGCAAtctttttgataaagtATAATAGATAAACTGCGTGAACGAAATTGAGgtttataaagaaaaaatgctCGGCATTTCGAATTTATATTCAACTTTATGTTCAACTTTATATTAAAAACTTACATAATGGTTTGATTCATTTTTAACTATTGATTACATTATTAGTAAAAAGCAATAATcgtgtttttattttgaggCTCTTAGCTTAATTGTCAATTTCTCTAGAAGTAATGCAGAAGTAATGCAGAAGTACCGATTTCTAAAGAAGTCATAaagatatatattataaagGAGCTCTGTAGAAATCATATACACCAATTAGGTACCAATGattgattttcaaaaactcaattcaaagaactaaacaagaaatggagaatttttttggaaaaaggCCCCTTACaggaatatatataatgtAAATACTATAAACAATCCCATCATCCAGAATTTGATTATGGAAATATAGCATTTCCGGAaatcatatatatttttctacACTACAGTATGGTTTTCCTATACATTGGAGGTAAGATATTTATTACAGACTGACTATAAAGTTTTGCATTTAAATATCGATGTAAAGAGCATTCAAATATAGAGTTAATTCAAGTCAAAGGCGCCGTATCTTTCAAGCAGTGTTTGGTATATGTGAGGCCATCTGCACTAACATTCTCAAAGTTAGTTACGATTGAAGGACCGCTTCTCTTGCTGAATGTAGGGGGTAGAAACTTTTGATATTTGGGTATATCGCCGTCATCTTTTGAATGAGAATCCGGAGTATTGTTTCGCAGCTCCCTTCCACCGTCAATATTATCTGTGCTTTCTATTAATAGTTCACCCTCTTCTGAGGGGGAAGAGTTCAAGTTATCTTCTTGAACAATAGTTTCTGTAGCAGAAACGATAGCTTCTGGGCATGCCTTACgcaaaaaatcaaagagCAGAGGATAATGAGCTTCATTTATAGAGTCATTTTTCAGTAATTGTGCCTTCTTCGGGAGCTTGTCATTTAaagcaataaaaatattaattATATCTTCAACCATAGCATCGACACGGGCAAGTTCTCCATCCAACACTAcaagctttttttctgcattACTCAGTAGACAGTCATTTCCGTTGATCCCACTGGTAGAAGCCCTTTGCTTTAAGACCTTCTTGTAATTGTgttctacttttttcaaagatttttttagttgAAATTCGATTTGTTGCATCTGATTACGCTCCTCATTGATATCCTTGTTTACAACATCGTAAATGGACAGAATATCTTCTTTAACTTGTAGTAGTTCGTATTTCGTACTATTGAAAATAGCACCTCgtgttaattttttatgtGATGCGAGGGGAGGTAAGGCCTTTAAATTCTCGTAAAAGGAACAGTTTGCGGCGGTGTCAAACTCTGTTCTCGATTTCCATTTTAGCATACCTTTAGCTAAATCTGCTACCATGCCTGAGTGATTATTAAAACGTTGTTAGATTCTACGCTTACATTACTCTCACATTAATCGCCATATATTCACAAATCGATCGCTTTCGGaagcaaaaatgaaaaccaGTAGCACTTTGTCATGCGAAGTGATGGAATTAAAGGAaatcaaatgaaaaaaaagaaaaagaggtAAAAGCACTTATCCAATCAGAATAACACAAGGGATGTGGAGTTTATTAGGAGCATTTTCGCTTGTGTTTGGAGGTTGCTGTTCCAATGTTGTTACTTTCGAAGGGTTAATGGGTGATAAAACAAGTAATATAAGTAACCTTATCACCTTCTGCCAATTTTTGTTCGTTGCATGCCAAGGCCTCCCCAGATTTGTGGATGTTCATGGAAGTTTTCCTTATCTCAAGCCACTGAAAACCCCCCTTCACGTGTACGTTATTTCTGtggttttgttttatatttcCTCCACAACGAATAATAATGTGTTCAAGTACAATATATCCATTCCAATTCACATTGTTTTCAGATGTTTTGGAACCGTCATAACCATGATTACGTGCTGGTTACTAAATGGTAGAAAATATACGAGGACTCAAGTTTCAtcgacattttttttaaccGTTGGTGCTATTATTGCATCACTGTATAAAGACAATGAACTTCGCTATCAAGATTTCAAATTGCAAGATTTACGAAATAGAAGCAATGAACCTATAGATCGCACGTTCGTTTTAGGTGTTTGCATACTGATACTTTCTTCGGTTACATCCTCTTTGCTTTCGGCATACAATGAGCGCACGTATCAAAAATATGGTAAGCATTGGAAAGAGAATATCTTTTATAGTCACTTC
Encoded here:
- the YEA6 gene encoding NAD+ transporter, whose protein sequence is MNDEDKTILENQSSSSLANDNCTTTIKTKSPKKNSDPRVTAIXGALSGVLSGILVCPFDVAKTRLQAQGLQNISHQSKHYNGFFGTFATIFKDEGAAGLYKGLQPTILGYIPTLMIYFSVYDFSRKYSVDIFPHSPFLSNASSAITAGAISTVATNPIWVVKTRLMLQTGIGEYSTHYKGTIDTFKKIIQQEGVKALYAGLVPALLGMLNVAIQFPLYENLKIRLKYSESTDLPTDLTSSNFQKLILASMLSKMVASTVTYPHEILRTRMQLKSDLPDAVQRHLLPLIRITYKQEGFAGFYSGFATNLVRTVPSAVVTLVSFEYSKKYLSNLFDKV
- the YEA4 gene encoding Yea4p; its protein translation is MWSLLGAFSLVFGGCCSNVVTFEGLMGDKTSNISNLITFCQFLFVACQGLPRFVDVHGSFPYLKPLKTPLHVYVISVVLFYISSTTNNNVFKYNISIPIHIVFRCFGTVITMITCWLLNGRKYTRTQVSSTFFLTVGAIIASLYKDNELRYQDFKLQDLRNRSNEPIDRTFVLGVCILILSSVTSSLLSAYNERTYQKYGKHWKENIFYSHFLALPLFSLNAKQLVHEYQAMKNSKRMICLNLGQKTRIPHAETFLFFNVLTQYFCVKGVNMLASQTNALTLSITLLVRKFVSLLLSVHLFGNSLSYTGYFGVLLVFFGAFLYSLGSIRPKIKRKEALGKEQ
- the VAB2 gene encoding Vab2p, producing the protein MVADLAKGMLKWKSRTEFDTAANCSFYENLKALPPLASHKKLTRGAIFNSTKYELLQVKEDILSIYDVVNKDINEERNQMQQIEFQLKKSLKKVEHNYKKVLKQRASTSGINGNDCLLSNAEKKLVVLDGELARVDAMVEDIINIFIALNDKLPKKAQLLKNDSINEAHYPLLFDFLRKACPEAIVSATETIVQEDNLNSSPSEEGELLIESTDNIDGGRELRNNTPDSHSKDDGDIPKYQKFLPPTFSKRSGPSIVTNFENVSADGLTYTKHCLKDTAPLT
- the MIT1 gene encoding Mit1p — its product is MDIEPTFKGYIEDEDDALLILQATLDGKLKHIPRRPYEIERPYLIVSGSIFVFIEEISGIKRWTDGVSWSPSRISGKFLIYKELDKENANTGANANVNSTSNSDSAIISDGPSDAKDPSSSKIKLPPLKNHQFDLPPTMAHSNFESDQESSISPSNRSNLPLKYTGLVKKTISVKLKRPPFNSIENLHIVSYYSVKDIKQSRLVTPKASPFLKDTRPSQELIIAMENTTLGNVKNNTNTTNANNSNSINNKSNSSTPLNTVISTNNNSANINAAGGNQFTSANKNYYYKNDESSGYPIAQFAPALPSTTLMYTMNPPYITQSPDNANPTGMNTHSNNNNNNNNNNNNINNNNNNNNNNINNNNNNNTINANTNNSNTGNINAGNNSNSNRFTNGSFAYNTAGDFINSQQQGQISYPFYYTTIPINNPNYYTTQPPNPAANNTTMNDNHNYSASTTQHPYYGHPIESQLALTAAGSVSAPGAPVATENGLPISNMQPVLHQANNSNPNAASSSATAAGPSATPYPVYSMNVPYYSSPASAFKRAQDNTTSNPNAEPSLTAGTNAPNPGYANSQQYTTSQVYYQGFPQYAMTSAQNSSMYQHQHQHQHQHPLPTVYPITASQQNIINASHASNTIGSDPQHHHYQQEANDHKNFTMGHSNSNILNITNNDTMNNINTNTTTTTQ